A window of Paenibacillus sp. 19GGS1-52 contains these coding sequences:
- the groL gene encoding chaperonin GroEL (60 kDa chaperone family; promotes refolding of misfolded polypeptides especially under stressful conditions; forms two stacked rings of heptamers to form a barrel-shaped 14mer; ends can be capped by GroES; misfolded proteins enter the barrel where they are refolded when GroES binds), translating into MAKEIKFSEDARRAMLRGVDALANAVKVTLGPKGRNVVLEKKFGSPLITNDGVTIAKEIELEDAFENMGAQLVKEVATKTNDVAGDGTTTATVLAQAMIREGLKNVTAGANPMVIRKGIDKAVKAAVIELKRISKPIEGKQSIAQVAAISAADEEVGQLIAEAMEKVGKDGVITVEESRGFLTELEVVEGMQFDRGYISPYMITDTDKMEAVLENPYILITDKKISSTQEILPLLEKIVQQARPLVIIAEDIEGEAQAMLIVNKLRGTFNAVAVKAPGFGDRREAMLQDIAALTGGQVITEKLGLDLKSTTIEQLGNARQVRVTKENTTIIDGSGDKADITARVSQIRSQLEDTTSEFDKEKLQERLAKLAGGVAVIKVGAATETELKERKLRIEDALNATRAAVEEGIVSGGGTALVNVYAAVAAVDAVGDERTGVNIVLRALEEPVRTIAANAGQEGSVIVDRLKKEAIGIGYNAATDEWVNMFEAGIVDPAKVTRYALQNAASVAAMFLTTEAVIADKPEPDKGGMPDMGGMGGMGGMM; encoded by the coding sequence ATGGCTAAAGAAATTAAATTTAGTGAAGACGCTCGCCGGGCAATGCTCCGCGGTGTAGATGCTTTGGCAAACGCAGTAAAGGTAACACTTGGACCGAAAGGCCGCAACGTGGTATTGGAGAAGAAATTCGGAAGTCCGCTAATCACTAACGATGGTGTTACCATTGCTAAGGAAATCGAACTGGAAGATGCATTTGAGAACATGGGCGCACAACTTGTTAAAGAAGTTGCTACCAAGACTAATGATGTAGCCGGCGACGGTACTACAACTGCAACAGTTCTGGCACAAGCCATGATCCGCGAAGGTCTGAAGAATGTAACTGCAGGCGCTAACCCAATGGTTATCCGCAAAGGGATCGACAAAGCAGTTAAAGCTGCAGTCATCGAATTGAAAAGAATTTCTAAACCAATCGAAGGCAAACAATCTATCGCTCAAGTAGCTGCAATCTCCGCTGCTGACGAAGAAGTAGGCCAACTGATTGCAGAAGCTATGGAAAAAGTCGGTAAAGACGGCGTTATCACCGTTGAAGAATCCCGTGGATTCCTTACTGAGCTTGAAGTAGTAGAAGGTATGCAGTTCGATCGCGGTTACATTTCCCCGTACATGATTACTGATACGGACAAAATGGAAGCTGTTCTGGAGAACCCATACATTCTGATCACTGACAAAAAAATCTCCAGCACGCAAGAAATCTTGCCACTGCTTGAAAAAATCGTTCAACAAGCTAGACCGCTTGTAATCATCGCTGAAGATATCGAAGGCGAAGCACAAGCGATGTTGATCGTGAATAAACTGCGCGGAACGTTCAACGCTGTTGCTGTTAAAGCTCCTGGCTTTGGCGACCGTCGCGAAGCTATGCTGCAGGATATCGCTGCTCTGACTGGTGGCCAAGTGATCACTGAGAAGCTTGGACTTGATCTGAAAAGCACTACCATTGAACAATTGGGTAACGCCCGTCAAGTGCGCGTAACCAAAGAAAACACAACAATCATCGACGGCAGCGGCGACAAAGCAGACATCACTGCACGCGTTAGCCAAATCCGCTCCCAATTGGAAGATACAACTTCCGAGTTCGACAAAGAGAAATTGCAAGAACGTCTGGCTAAACTTGCTGGCGGCGTAGCCGTTATCAAAGTAGGCGCTGCAACTGAAACTGAACTTAAAGAACGCAAGCTGCGCATCGAAGATGCCCTGAATGCAACCCGCGCTGCGGTTGAAGAAGGTATCGTTTCCGGTGGTGGTACAGCTCTTGTGAACGTATATGCCGCTGTAGCTGCTGTAGATGCAGTTGGAGACGAAAGAACAGGCGTTAACATCGTACTGCGCGCTCTTGAAGAGCCTGTACGTACAATCGCTGCTAACGCAGGTCAAGAAGGTTCCGTTATCGTGGACCGTCTGAAAAAAGAAGCAATCGGCATCGGCTACAACGCTGCTACTGATGAATGGGTAAACATGTTTGAAGCTGGTATCGTTGACCCTGCAAAGGTAACACGTTACGCGCTGCAAAACGCAGCTTCCGTAGCTGCGATGTTCCTGACTACTGAAGCGGTAATCGCTGACAAGCCAGAACCAGACAAGGGCGGAATGCCTGATATGGGCGGCATGGGCGGTATGGGCGGCATGATGTAA
- the groES gene encoding co-chaperone GroES, with protein MIKPLGERVLVEANEAEETTSFGIVLPDSSKEKPQEGKVIAIGSGALKDGVRIPLEVKEGDRVLFSKYAGTEIKYEGKEYLIMKESDIHAILG; from the coding sequence ATGATCAAACCATTAGGTGAACGCGTATTAGTGGAAGCAAACGAAGCGGAGGAAACGACCTCTTTCGGTATCGTACTTCCAGACTCCTCCAAGGAGAAACCACAAGAAGGTAAAGTTATCGCAATCGGTAGCGGAGCTTTGAAGGATGGCGTACGTATTCCATTGGAAGTTAAAGAAGGCGATCGCGTTCTTTTCTCGAAATATGCCGGAACAGAAATCAAATACGAAGGTAAAGAATATTTGATTATGAAAGAAAGCGACATTCACGCAATCTTGGGCTAA
- the tatC gene encoding twin-arginine translocase subunit TatC, with product MSLESEEMSVVDHLTELRKRIIYVLIVFVAGLVVGLFVAKPIYNYLIHADLAEGFVLHAFSFWDGIGMYMKISMAVSLVVTVPFIVYQLWAFISPGLRQAERSAALRYVPYVFILFLLGIAFAYYIVFPMALSFTISVTRSMGLEETYGIAQYFSFMFSLVLPLALLFELPLLVMFLTKLRILNPLRLRKIRRYAYFVLVFIAVVITPPDFISDFLVTIPLLVLYEFSVLLSAFVFRKQLAADMAREASYVRKEDS from the coding sequence ATGTCTCTGGAATCGGAAGAAATGTCGGTGGTTGATCATTTAACTGAACTGCGTAAACGGATTATTTATGTGCTGATTGTCTTTGTAGCGGGATTGGTGGTCGGACTCTTCGTTGCCAAGCCAATCTATAACTATTTGATCCACGCCGATTTGGCCGAGGGCTTTGTATTGCATGCTTTTTCCTTCTGGGACGGAATCGGTATGTACATGAAGATCTCCATGGCAGTATCACTGGTGGTAACTGTACCTTTTATCGTCTATCAGCTCTGGGCATTCATTAGTCCCGGACTTCGCCAAGCGGAGCGAAGCGCGGCACTGCGTTATGTTCCTTATGTGTTTATTCTTTTTCTGCTTGGTATCGCTTTTGCCTATTATATTGTATTCCCTATGGCACTTTCTTTTACTATTTCGGTTACCAGAAGTATGGGGCTTGAAGAAACGTATGGGATCGCCCAGTACTTCAGCTTCATGTTTAGTTTGGTCCTGCCACTGGCGCTGCTGTTTGAACTGCCGCTGTTAGTGATGTTTCTGACCAAGCTCAGAATTCTTAATCCACTGCGGTTGCGTAAAATACGCCGGTATGCCTATTTCGTGCTGGTCTTCATTGCCGTGGTAATCACACCGCCAGATTTCATTTCGGATTTTCTGGTAACCATTCCATTGCTGGTGCTGTATGAGTTCAGCGTGCTCTTGTCGGCCTTTGTTTTTCGCAAGCAGCTAGCTGCGGATATGGCGCGTGAGGCGTCTTATGTTAGGAAAGAGGATTCATAG
- a CDS encoding twin-arginine translocase TatA/TatE family subunit encodes MLSGIGTPGIIMLVILALLLFGPNKLPELGRAVGRTFREFKEGARDVMSEPESVKKSEAPVPPAPQKVVAEVPQDRRLPE; translated from the coding sequence ATGCTAAGTGGAATTGGTACTCCCGGAATTATTATGCTGGTCATATTGGCGCTATTGCTCTTTGGTCCAAACAAGCTTCCGGAGCTGGGCCGTGCAGTTGGACGGACTTTCCGTGAATTCAAAGAAGGCGCACGTGATGTTATGAGTGAACCTGAATCGGTGAAGAAGAGTGAAGCTCCTGTACCGCCGGCCCCTCAGAAAGTCGTTGCGGAAGTTCCACAGGATAGACGGTTACCAGAATAA
- a CDS encoding MogA/MoaB family molybdenum cofactor biosynthesis protein, whose product MAWRTAILTASDKGARGEREDTSAQVIRELVEEELGGEIVEYRIVPDEQDEIIAALIELTDYFQADLVLTTGGTDLAIRDVTPEATRRVIEREVPGLSEAMRNTVMQKNRAVMLFRGICGIRGRTLIVNLPGTPKGVHENLAAIMDQLPEALLMVTGQYRQ is encoded by the coding sequence ATGGCGTGGAGAACAGCAATCCTGACGGCCAGTGATAAAGGGGCCAGAGGCGAACGGGAAGACACGAGCGCCCAGGTTATTCGGGAGCTTGTGGAAGAAGAACTTGGGGGCGAAATTGTCGAATATCGGATCGTACCCGATGAGCAAGATGAGATTATTGCGGCATTGATTGAGCTTACTGATTATTTTCAGGCGGATCTGGTGCTTACAACGGGAGGAACAGATCTGGCGATTCGCGATGTGACTCCGGAAGCAACCCGGCGAGTAATCGAACGGGAGGTACCGGGATTGTCTGAGGCCATGCGGAACACGGTGATGCAGAAGAATCGTGCAGTAATGTTATTCCGTGGTATTTGTGGTATTCGTGGACGCACGCTAATCGTTAATTTACCTGGCACGCCTAAAGGTGTTCATGAGAATCTGGCTGCGATTATGGATCAGCTTCCTGAGGCTCTACTCATGGTCACAGGTCAGTACCGCCAGTAA
- the moaC gene encoding cyclic pyranopterin monophosphate synthase MoaC, which translates to MELTHFNEEGRARMVDVSDKEITKRIAVARSMVTMDSGTMSAIKEGKISKGDVLAVAQVAGIMAAKKTSDWIPMCHPLPLTGIDIRFSDNSEDELYIEATVKTTGKTGVEMEALTAVSVAALTVYDMCKALQKDMMIGPTQLISKSGGKNGDYAREES; encoded by the coding sequence TTGGAATTGACGCATTTCAATGAAGAGGGCAGAGCACGCATGGTGGATGTCAGCGATAAGGAGATTACCAAGCGGATCGCTGTTGCGCGCAGTATGGTTACGATGGATTCAGGGACAATGAGTGCCATCAAGGAGGGCAAGATCAGCAAAGGCGATGTGCTTGCCGTAGCGCAGGTCGCCGGAATTATGGCCGCGAAGAAGACTTCCGACTGGATTCCAATGTGTCACCCGCTGCCGCTTACAGGGATTGATATCCGCTTCTCAGATAACAGCGAAGATGAACTATATATAGAAGCAACTGTCAAGACTACCGGAAAGACCGGTGTAGAAATGGAGGCGCTGACCGCCGTTTCGGTTGCAGCATTGACCGTATATGACATGTGCAAGGCTTTGCAGAAGGATATGATGATCGGACCTACGCAATTGATTTCCAAGAGCGGCGGGAAGAACGGAGATTACGCGCGGGAAGAATCATAA
- a CDS encoding 5-formyltetrahydrofolate cyclo-ligase, translating to MTGKRALLAEVKRELRIQRSAARDKLPADQREQLSSLVCRHAWEWMKTVGAASLLAYVPFRSELDTRPLITRAWEEQCEVLLPRVLPGSGAMTLHKVHSWNELAPGAYGILEPVLSTGAQQESEVLPLPTTIFVPGLAFDLRGGRLGYGRGYYDRLRAAWETNPREHAKPPIWIGVAYGMQIVPEVPMADHDAFMDLLITENGILHCRKGE from the coding sequence ATGACGGGCAAGCGTGCATTGCTCGCCGAAGTAAAGCGGGAGCTGCGTATTCAGAGGTCTGCCGCCCGAGACAAGCTGCCTGCAGACCAGAGAGAGCAACTCTCTTCTCTGGTCTGCAGGCATGCATGGGAGTGGATGAAGACGGTTGGCGCAGCATCACTGCTGGCTTATGTACCGTTCCGCTCTGAACTGGACACCCGCCCGCTTATCACGCGGGCGTGGGAGGAGCAGTGTGAAGTGCTGCTGCCCCGCGTGCTTCCGGGAAGCGGAGCAATGACTTTGCACAAGGTCCACTCGTGGAACGAGCTGGCCCCGGGAGCATATGGTATTCTCGAGCCTGTACTTTCAACTGGAGCACAACAAGAATCAGAGGTACTACCGCTACCTACGACCATATTTGTCCCGGGACTGGCTTTCGACCTTCGGGGTGGTCGTCTTGGCTATGGCCGCGGGTATTACGACCGCTTGCGAGCCGCCTGGGAGACTAATCCGCGTGAGCACGCGAAGCCGCCTATATGGATTGGTGTGGCTTATGGTATGCAAATCGTTCCAGAGGTGCCAATGGCTGACCATGATGCATTTATGGACTTGCTAATTACGGAGAATGGCATACTACATTGCCGTAAAGGAGAATGA
- a CDS encoding ABC-F family ATP-binding cassette domain-containing protein codes for MLLQATGISKSYGIQSVLDGISLQVNEKERVGLVGVNGAGKSTFLQILAGEMSFDSGQIHKAKETTIGYLAQNSGLQSDKTIHEEMLAVFAPLIEAEAELRRMEASIADPRVAEDSKRYEELLERYAVRSDWFKDHGGYEMNTRIRSVLHGMGFGEFAPETPISTLSGGQKTRLALARILLQAPDLLMLDEPTNHLDIETLTWLEDYLRGYAGGILVVSHDRYFLDRLVTAIVEIERHESRRYTGNYTRYMELKAAEYEIRMKQFEKQQDEISRMEDFVQRNIVRASTTKRAQSRRKALDKMERIDRPMGDMKKANFSFEPDFMSGKEVLQVRQVSVSFNEGQPLFKNASFELRRGETAALIGPNGIGKSTLLQCMIGSREPSVGSVNWGTKVKIAYYDQEQTHLNPRNTVLEELWSEYPMLEEARIRTILGNFLFSGEDVQKRIAALSGGEKARVSLSKLMLRGANMLILDEPTNHLDLVSREVLEAALMDFEGTLLFISHDRYFLNKMAERILELHPSGIDQYLGNYDDYVDKKRELEEIANEAAELALATASKNTNNEAAVQDKGAISTFEADKQTKREERNRQRRIAELEKNISELEEKVAFIENEMTKPEIYQDYLALQGYEADLKDKKASLSGFFSEWEILADE; via the coding sequence ATGCTTCTTCAAGCGACAGGAATTAGTAAATCATATGGTATACAGAGCGTGCTGGACGGCATAAGCCTACAGGTTAATGAGAAAGAACGGGTCGGTCTCGTTGGTGTCAACGGTGCTGGTAAGTCAACCTTCCTGCAAATTCTCGCGGGTGAAATGTCTTTTGACAGCGGGCAAATTCATAAAGCAAAAGAAACTACGATCGGGTATCTGGCCCAGAACAGCGGCCTGCAATCGGATAAGACGATTCATGAAGAAATGCTGGCCGTTTTTGCACCACTGATCGAGGCCGAGGCAGAGCTGCGGCGGATGGAAGCCAGTATTGCCGATCCCAGAGTGGCGGAGGATTCGAAACGTTATGAAGAACTGTTAGAACGATATGCGGTCCGATCGGACTGGTTCAAGGATCATGGCGGTTATGAAATGAATACGCGTATCCGTAGTGTCCTGCATGGTATGGGCTTTGGTGAATTCGCACCGGAAACGCCAATTTCCACACTGAGCGGAGGACAAAAAACACGGCTCGCCCTAGCCCGCATCCTGCTTCAAGCCCCTGATCTTCTGATGCTGGATGAGCCGACCAACCATCTCGATATCGAAACGCTCACCTGGCTGGAGGATTATCTGCGCGGTTATGCCGGCGGAATTCTGGTTGTCTCCCATGACCGTTACTTTCTAGACCGGCTAGTTACTGCCATTGTAGAGATTGAACGGCATGAGTCCCGGCGTTATACGGGCAATTACACCCGTTATATGGAACTGAAGGCGGCCGAGTATGAAATCAGAATGAAGCAGTTTGAGAAGCAGCAGGACGAGATTTCGCGGATGGAGGATTTCGTGCAGCGCAACATTGTGCGGGCATCTACTACCAAGCGAGCTCAGAGCAGACGTAAAGCACTGGACAAAATGGAGCGTATTGATCGGCCGATGGGCGACATGAAGAAAGCCAACTTTTCCTTCGAGCCAGATTTTATGTCCGGTAAAGAGGTGCTCCAGGTTCGCCAGGTCTCCGTTTCCTTTAATGAAGGCCAGCCCTTATTCAAGAATGCCTCCTTCGAACTACGTCGGGGTGAAACCGCTGCACTTATTGGCCCAAATGGGATCGGTAAATCGACGCTGCTGCAATGTATGATTGGAAGCCGTGAGCCCTCTGTCGGATCTGTGAATTGGGGTACCAAAGTAAAAATTGCTTATTACGATCAGGAACAGACTCATCTGAATCCACGCAATACCGTTCTTGAAGAGCTATGGAGCGAATATCCAATGCTGGAGGAGGCGCGAATCCGCACCATTCTTGGTAATTTCCTGTTCAGTGGCGAGGATGTTCAGAAAAGAATAGCCGCCTTAAGTGGTGGTGAGAAAGCACGTGTGTCACTGTCCAAGCTCATGCTGCGCGGTGCCAATATGCTTATTCTGGATGAGCCAACCAACCATTTGGACCTTGTCAGCCGTGAGGTTCTGGAAGCGGCCTTAATGGATTTTGAGGGCACACTGCTCTTCATTTCCCATGACCGTTATTTCCTTAACAAAATGGCCGAGCGTATTCTGGAGCTGCATCCCAGCGGCATCGATCAATACCTTGGCAATTACGACGACTATGTCGATAAAAAGCGGGAATTGGAGGAAATTGCAAACGAAGCTGCGGAATTAGCTTTGGCAACGGCCTCCAAAAACACCAATAATGAAGCAGCTGTACAGGATAAAGGTGCCATTTCCACCTTTGAAGCAGACAAGCAAACCAAACGCGAGGAACGCAACCGCCAACGACGTATTGCCGAACTTGAGAAGAATATTTCCGAGTTGGAGGAAAAAGTTGCTTTTATAGAGAATGAAATGACGAAACCTGAAATTTATCAGGATTATTTGGCACTTCAGGGCTATGAAGCAGATCTAAAGGACAAAAAAGCGTCTCTAAGCGGTTTTTTTAGCGAATGGGAAATTCTTGCTGACGAATAA
- a CDS encoding 2-isopropylmalate synthase, which produces MIIPVKKRIQIFDTTLRDGEQAPGASLTPEQKIVLAYKLAELGVDVLEPGFPVSSPGDFAAVETISRKVQGLEICGFARAVKGDIDAAVRATQDANRRRIHLFISSSDIHLRHQLRKSRPEVVAAAREMTAYARQFCEVVEFTAMDAARTGIDDLIEMVEAVIAEGASIINLPDTVGYALPQEYGEMFRRVRLGARGGETVSYSAHCHNDLGLAVANSLAAIAGGATQIEVTVNGVGERTGNCALEELVMALETRGDVLDAETGIVLDKLYETSRLISGAMHFPIAYNKPVVGRNAFQHESGIHQDGLLKDRSTYEIMDPERLGIPRSMIILGKHSGRHALKDRTAKYGITLAPTELDALYETFKETADRQKVVSDDQLLQMVSQATGQQAQVYELGEVQVLAGSAQRRVAAVTVHHLKSGLETSHTSTGDGPLEAIIAAIGQGIAENIDFVGLELHSLGSGENAQAEAAVMVEWEGLKFRGTATHQDIVMAAGIAYIAACNAALLSTQALNDSTM; this is translated from the coding sequence ATGATTATTCCAGTAAAGAAACGTATACAGATTTTTGATACCACGCTGCGTGATGGTGAACAGGCTCCCGGTGCAAGTCTGACCCCTGAGCAAAAAATAGTTCTGGCTTACAAGCTCGCGGAATTGGGTGTTGATGTGCTTGAGCCGGGCTTCCCGGTTTCAAGCCCCGGTGATTTTGCTGCGGTGGAGACGATTTCGCGCAAGGTGCAGGGCTTGGAGATCTGTGGTTTTGCCCGGGCTGTAAAAGGAGATATCGATGCTGCTGTTCGGGCTACGCAGGATGCGAATCGGCGGCGGATTCATCTGTTCATCTCCTCTTCGGATATTCACCTGCGCCATCAGCTGCGCAAGAGCAGACCCGAGGTCGTTGCTGCCGCCCGTGAGATGACGGCATATGCGCGCCAATTCTGTGAGGTTGTAGAATTCACAGCTATGGACGCAGCGCGGACAGGTATTGATGATCTGATCGAAATGGTTGAAGCGGTTATAGCAGAGGGAGCTTCGATCATTAATTTACCTGACACCGTCGGATACGCGCTGCCGCAGGAATACGGAGAAATGTTCCGGCGTGTACGGCTGGGGGCTAGAGGAGGAGAGACGGTGAGTTACAGCGCACACTGTCACAATGACTTGGGGCTGGCTGTAGCCAACAGTCTGGCGGCTATTGCTGGAGGTGCCACCCAGATTGAGGTCACCGTCAATGGTGTCGGAGAACGAACCGGCAACTGCGCGCTGGAGGAGCTGGTGATGGCACTGGAAACACGTGGCGATGTGCTTGACGCAGAGACGGGGATCGTGCTGGATAAGCTGTATGAAACCTCGCGGTTGATCAGCGGGGCGATGCATTTTCCCATTGCGTATAACAAGCCAGTGGTCGGAAGGAATGCCTTTCAGCATGAGTCAGGCATCCATCAGGATGGTCTGCTGAAAGACCGCAGCACCTATGAGATTATGGACCCGGAGCGTTTGGGCATTCCGCGTAGTATGATCATTCTGGGTAAGCATTCCGGCAGGCATGCGCTGAAGGATCGGACTGCAAAGTATGGTATAACGCTGGCCCCAACGGAACTGGATGCATTGTATGAGACATTCAAGGAAACGGCTGACCGCCAAAAGGTTGTCAGTGATGACCAACTGCTGCAAATGGTGAGCCAGGCAACCGGGCAGCAGGCTCAGGTCTACGAGCTGGGTGAGGTTCAAGTGTTGGCAGGCAGCGCACAACGCCGTGTTGCTGCAGTGACCGTCCATCACTTGAAGAGTGGTTTGGAAACCTCTCATACAAGCACTGGTGATGGACCGTTGGAAGCGATCATCGCTGCTATTGGGCAGGGTATTGCTGAAAATATTGATTTTGTAGGACTAGAGCTGCATTCCTTGGGCAGCGGAGAGAACGCCCAGGCTGAGGCAGCCGTCATGGTGGAGTGGGAAGGTCTTAAATTTAGAGGAACAGCTACCCATCAGGATATTGTAATGGCAGCTGGCATTGCTTATATTGCGGCCTGCAATGCGGCACTTCTCTCCACGCAGGCTCTAAACGATTCGACAATGTAA
- the tsaD gene encoding tRNA (adenosine(37)-N6)-threonylcarbamoyltransferase complex transferase subunit TsaD — protein MKTEAGTAQSVLILAIETSCDETAVAVIKDGCEVLSSIISSQIEIHRAYGGVVPEVASRKHVEVITLIIEEALSVAGIKPEQLTAVAVTQGPGLVGALLVGVVAAKSLALAWGKPLIGTHHIAGHIYANRLVAELQYPNMTLVVSGGHTELVHMEREGEFRIIGRTRDDAVGEAYDKVARALGFPYPGGPHVDRLAREATAAVPLPRVWLEHDSYDFSFSGLKSAVLNVVNQSKMKGLTPDVAGIARGFQESVVEVLVEKAVRAVRSCDSKQLLLCGGVAANVGLRTALTSRCKAEGIELIIPPPIYCTDNAAMIGAAAYVKWQHDGGTPLDMVADPGFSLENWSVAAY, from the coding sequence ATGAAGACAGAAGCAGGTACAGCACAATCTGTACTTATATTAGCCATAGAAACCAGCTGTGATGAGACGGCAGTAGCCGTTATAAAAGATGGCTGCGAGGTGCTGTCGAGCATCATCTCCAGCCAGATCGAGATTCACCGTGCTTATGGCGGTGTTGTACCGGAAGTGGCCTCCCGTAAGCATGTGGAGGTTATTACTCTGATTATAGAGGAGGCTCTGTCTGTTGCGGGCATTAAGCCTGAGCAATTAACGGCAGTAGCAGTTACTCAAGGACCGGGGCTGGTTGGAGCATTGCTGGTCGGTGTGGTAGCTGCCAAGAGCTTGGCTCTAGCTTGGGGAAAGCCGTTAATCGGCACCCATCATATCGCCGGGCATATTTATGCCAACCGGCTTGTTGCGGAGTTGCAGTATCCCAATATGACCTTAGTCGTGTCCGGTGGACACACGGAACTGGTTCATATGGAACGGGAAGGTGAGTTTCGGATTATTGGCCGCACCCGTGACGATGCTGTGGGCGAAGCTTACGATAAAGTAGCCCGCGCGTTAGGCTTCCCTTATCCGGGCGGTCCCCATGTAGACCGTCTGGCGCGTGAGGCGACAGCAGCTGTTCCGCTGCCGCGTGTCTGGCTGGAGCATGATTCCTATGATTTCAGCTTCAGCGGATTGAAGTCGGCTGTGCTGAATGTAGTGAATCAGAGTAAGATGAAAGGTCTGACGCCAGATGTAGCAGGCATCGCCCGCGGCTTCCAAGAATCAGTGGTCGAAGTACTGGTTGAGAAGGCGGTGCGTGCCGTAAGATCTTGTGATTCCAAACAGTTGCTGCTCTGCGGTGGTGTTGCGGCAAACGTCGGGTTGCGTACAGCGTTGACCTCCCGCTGCAAAGCAGAAGGTATCGAACTTATCATTCCGCCACCCATATATTGTACGGACAATGCCGCCATGATTGGCGCGGCTGCCTACGTGAAGTGGCAGCATGACGGAGGTACACCGCTGGACATGGTGGCTGACCCCGGATTCTCGCTAGAGAATTGGTCCGTAGCTGCCTATTGA
- the rimI gene encoding ribosomal protein S18-alanine N-acetyltransferase, whose translation MTESEPVREQEVEPIFRLMKVEDIPEILVIEREAFTMPWTEEAFRNELTHNHFAKYMVMELSNHIIGYAGMWAIVDEAHVTNIALLEAYRGRKWGDRLLDELMKTAAFLGMISITLEVRASNEIAQNLYRKKGFRSAGTRKGYYSDNREDALIMWADLPAYGE comes from the coding sequence ATGACGGAATCGGAGCCGGTAAGAGAGCAGGAAGTTGAGCCTATTTTTCGTCTGATGAAGGTGGAGGATATTCCGGAGATTCTCGTAATTGAACGGGAAGCTTTTACGATGCCCTGGACGGAGGAGGCTTTCCGCAACGAGTTGACCCATAATCACTTTGCCAAATATATGGTCATGGAGCTGTCAAATCACATTATCGGCTATGCCGGAATGTGGGCTATTGTTGACGAAGCACATGTGACGAACATCGCCTTGCTGGAGGCTTATCGGGGACGCAAATGGGGAGATCGGCTGCTGGACGAGCTGATGAAGACAGCCGCTTTTTTAGGCATGATCTCCATTACGCTAGAAGTACGGGCATCTAACGAGATAGCCCAGAATTTATACCGCAAAAAAGGCTTCCGCTCTGCTGGCACTCGCAAAGGGTATTATTCCGACAACCGCGAGGACGCGCTCATTATGTGGGCAGATCTGCCGGCTTACGGAGAGTAG